From Candidatus Hydrogenedentota bacterium, the proteins below share one genomic window:
- a CDS encoding amidohydrolase family protein, which translates to MTTIPLHHVYTYNDVDRAFWAEHLEDWVPRRILDCHVHMADPRFKIETITEEMRRDYWVNELSHAEDPDSAERNHAIVYPGREVSALAFTVPNLSWEVEGANLDLMPRALAKGWHTLAVVRPTWRAEQIAWWLDQPGCIGVKPYYSLIGYDATSRDRYIEASIFDFLPHHQFEVLNERGAWVTMHVPKADRLGHPDNIREVQEIRSRYPRVKLVIAHLGRSYTLPHAQEGLAPLKEDPGLYFDNSAVLNPEVHRYALETIGPERIMYATDNPIFYMRGRRQWSGRTYTNRTSHDFYFNKVRESPEIEAQYTLYMYEAMKALKGACEDLGIDRAQVEAMFHGTAARLIGEIDAGKS; encoded by the coding sequence ATGACCACCATCCCCTTACACCATGTTTACACCTACAACGACGTCGACCGCGCTTTCTGGGCGGAGCATCTGGAGGACTGGGTGCCCCGGCGGATTCTTGACTGCCATGTTCACATGGCGGACCCGCGCTTCAAGATCGAGACCATCACGGAGGAGATGCGCAGAGACTACTGGGTCAACGAACTTTCCCATGCCGAAGATCCCGACTCCGCCGAGCGCAATCACGCCATCGTGTATCCCGGTCGCGAAGTGAGCGCGCTGGCCTTCACCGTGCCCAATTTGAGCTGGGAAGTGGAGGGGGCCAATCTGGATTTGATGCCCCGGGCCCTTGCGAAGGGCTGGCATACCCTGGCGGTGGTGCGGCCCACGTGGCGCGCGGAGCAGATCGCGTGGTGGCTCGACCAGCCGGGATGCATCGGCGTGAAGCCCTACTATTCGCTCATCGGCTACGATGCCACCTCGCGCGACCGCTATATTGAAGCGAGTATTTTCGATTTTCTGCCTCACCATCAATTCGAGGTGCTCAACGAGCGGGGAGCCTGGGTGACGATGCATGTGCCCAAGGCCGACCGCCTGGGACATCCGGACAACATTCGCGAGGTCCAGGAGATTCGCTCGCGTTATCCCCGCGTAAAGCTGGTGATCGCGCACCTTGGTCGCAGCTACACCCTGCCTCATGCGCAGGAGGGTCTTGCGCCGCTGAAGGAGGATCCGGGGCTGTACTTCGACAACTCCGCCGTGCTCAATCCGGAAGTGCATCGCTATGCGCTGGAGACGATTGGCCCCGAGCGGATCATGTACGCGACGGACAATCCGATTTTCTACATGCGCGGTCGACGCCAATGGTCGGGCCGAACCTACACCAACCGCACAAGCCACGACTTCTACTTCAACAAGGTGCGCGAATCGCCCGAGATCGAGGCGCAATACACGCTGTACATGTACGAGGCGATGAAGGCGCTCAAGGGCGCCTGCGAAGATCTCGGAATCGATCGTGCGCAGGTGGAGGCGATGTTTCATGGCACCGCGGCGCGATTGATTGGCGAAATTGATGCGGGAAAGTCTTGA
- a CDS encoding Gfo/Idh/MocA family oxidoreductase: MKQLSLGAGLAGVGGAAFGAEEKIQGFDETATTVQQGKVWQPISDRKVRVGIVGYGVCRFGAAFGFQDHPNVEVAAVSDLFPERCAELAKACRCEKTYPSLEEMVKDDTLEAIFLATDAPSHARHAMLALNHGKHVGCAVPATWGSLEEGQQLYDTVKATGKNYQMFETSAYHDDCYAMRTLYNAGKLGRIVYSEGEYYHYVDTPIDSYKGWRIACPPIWYPTHSTAYHVAVCGEHYTEVSCMGLPSILADRASGENQYKNKFGTQIALFRTSGGGMSRMLVSLDSPGYGGEVGRVRGEKGSVIGTTYQGLEDISGLELAKPPLPSSVDPGGHGGSHGYLTEEFITAILQERRPLIDIAWSLNMTVCGIVAHESALKDGELLKIPHFESLA; encoded by the coding sequence TTGAAACAGTTGTCCCTGGGGGCGGGCCTGGCCGGTGTGGGGGGGGCGGCCTTTGGTGCGGAGGAGAAGATTCAGGGCTTCGACGAAACAGCCACCACGGTGCAGCAGGGCAAGGTTTGGCAGCCCATTTCTGATCGCAAGGTGCGCGTGGGCATTGTGGGCTATGGCGTGTGCCGCTTCGGCGCGGCCTTCGGCTTTCAGGATCACCCCAATGTAGAAGTCGCGGCGGTGAGCGATCTCTTTCCCGAGCGCTGCGCGGAACTGGCGAAGGCGTGCCGCTGCGAGAAGACCTACCCGTCCCTCGAAGAAATGGTGAAGGACGACACGCTGGAGGCGATATTCCTGGCAACGGACGCGCCCAGCCATGCGCGGCATGCGATGCTTGCGTTGAACCACGGGAAGCACGTGGGGTGTGCGGTGCCGGCGACCTGGGGCTCCCTGGAAGAGGGGCAGCAGTTGTACGACACGGTCAAGGCGACCGGAAAGAACTACCAGATGTTCGAGACGTCGGCCTATCACGACGATTGCTACGCCATGCGCACGCTGTACAACGCCGGGAAGCTTGGGCGCATCGTTTACAGCGAAGGCGAGTATTACCACTATGTCGATACGCCCATCGACTCCTACAAGGGCTGGCGCATCGCCTGTCCGCCGATCTGGTATCCCACCCACTCGACGGCTTACCACGTGGCGGTGTGTGGCGAGCACTACACCGAAGTTTCCTGCATGGGCCTGCCGAGCATCCTCGCGGATCGGGCGAGCGGGGAGAATCAATACAAAAATAAATTCGGCACGCAGATCGCCCTCTTCCGCACGAGTGGCGGCGGCATGTCGCGCATGCTGGTGAGCCTGGATTCGCCGGGCTACGGCGGCGAGGTGGGCCGGGTGCGGGGCGAGAAGGGCTCGGTCATCGGGACGACCTATCAGGGCCTGGAGGACATCAGCGGTCTTGAGCTGGCGAAGCCGCCCCTGCCTTCGAGCGTGGACCCCGGCGGCCACGGCGGCTCCCACGGTTATCTGACGGAGGAATTCATCACGGCGATTCTGCAGGAGCGCCGCCCGCTGATTGATATCGCCTGGAGCCTGAACATGACCGTGTGCGGAATTGTGGCCCACGAGTCGGCATTGAAGGATGGGGAGCTGTTGAAGATTCCCCACTTTGAATCGCTGGCTTGA